A window of Streptomyces sp. NBC_01689 genomic DNA:
TCTTTCCCATCCCGGAACTGAGCATCGTCGAGGTGACGTCATGAAGGTCGTGCTGTTCTGCGGCGGTTACGGGATGCGGATGCGCAACGGAACCTCCGACGACGTGCCCAAGCCGATGGCGATGGTCGGCCCGAGACCCCTGATCTGGCACGTCATGCGCTACTACGCGCACTTCGGGCACACGGAGTTCATCCTCTGCCTCGGATACGGGGCCCACCACATCAAGGACTTCTTCCTCAACTACGAGGAGACGACGTCCAACGACTTCGTACTGCGCGGCGGGCGGCCCGAGTTGCTGTCCACCGACATCGCCGACTGGACGATCACGTTCGCGCAGACCGGCATCGAGTCACCGATCGGCGAGCGGCTGCGCCGGGTGCGCCACCACCTGGACGGCGACGAGATGTTCCTCGCCAACTACGCCGACGTGCTCACCGACGCTCCGCTGCCGGAGATGATCGACCGGTTCGCCGCGCGGGACGCCGGCGCGTCGATGATGGTGGTGCCGCCGCAGTCCTCGTTCCACTGCGTGGACCTCGGCGAGGACGGCCTGGTGGGAGGCATCACCGCGGTGAGCGACATGCCGCTGTGGGAGAACGGCGGCTACTTCGTGCTCCGCCAGGAGGTCTTCGACCACATACCGGAGAACGGCGACCTGGTCGCCGACGGCTGCGCCCAACTGGCCAAGCGCGGACGGCTGGTGGCGCACCAGCACCGCGGTTTCTGGAAGCCGACCGACACCGTGAAGGAACGGGCCGCGCTCGACGACGCCTACGCCCGGGGCGACCGCCCCTGGGCCGTGTGGGAGCGGGACGGCGCGGGCGCCGGGGCGAGGACCGCGTGATCCGGCTCGGGGCCGGGTCCCTGGAGAGGGTCGTCGCGGTGGGCGCGCACTGCGACGACATCGCCATCGGCGCCGGCGGCACGCTGCTGACGCTGTGCCGCGCGCGGCCGGGCGTCCGTGTCGACGCGCTGGTGCTCTCCGGCGGCGGCGAGCGGGAGCAGGAGGAACGCTCCGCGCTCGCCGCCTTCTGCCCGGGTGCCGACCTGCGGGTGACCGTCCACAAGCTGCCGGACGGCCGGCTTCCCGCGCACTGGGACGAGGCCAAGGCCGCGGTCGAGGAACTGCGCGCCGGGACGGAGCCGGATCTCGTGCTGGCCCCCCGCACCGACGACGCGCACCAGGACCACCGCGGCCTGGCGCGGCTGATGACCACCGCGTTCCGCGACCACCTCGTGCTCGGCTACGAGATCGTCAAGTGGGACGGCGACCTCGGCCGTCCGCCGGCCTACCAGCCGCTGTCGCCGGAGACCGCCGAGGAGAAGGTGCGGCTGCTGGAGGAGCACTACCCCTCACAGCGGCACCGGCCCTGGTACGACCGGGAGGCCTTCCTCGGGCTGGCCCGGATCCGCGGTATCGAATGCAACGCGCGTTACGCCGAGGCGTTCGCCGTCACCAAACTCACGCTCAATCTGGGGGGATGAACCTTGCGCGTACTGCTGACCGGACACCAGGGCTACCTGGGCACCGTGATGGCCCCGGTACTGTCGGCCGCCGGACACGAGGTCGTCGGTCTCGACGCCGGCCTCTTCGCCGACTGCGTGCTGGGCCCGTCGCCCGCCGACCCCCCGGGGCACCGGGTGGACCTGCGCGACGTCTCGGCCGAACACCTGGCCGGGGTGGACGCGGTGATCCACCTGGCCGCGCTCTCCAACGACCCGCTCGGATCGCTGGCACCCGAACTCACCTACGACATCAACCACCACGCGTCCGTACGGCTGGCCCGGCTGGCCCGCGACGCCGGGGTGCGACGCTTCCTGTACGCGTCCACCTGCTCGGTCTACGGCGCCGCCGGCGGCGACGGGCTGGTCTCCGAGGACGCCCCGCTGCGCCCGGTGACCCCGTACGCGGAGTCCAAGGTGCGGGTCGAGGACGATCTGCACGAGCTCGCCGACGGCGACTTCACCCCGGTGTTCATGCGCAACGCCACCGCCTTCGGTTTCTCGCCCAGGCTGCGCGCCGACATCGTGCTGAACAACCTGGTGGGGCACGCCCTGCTCTCCGGTGAGGTGCTCGTGCTCTCCGACGGCACCCCCTGGCGCCCGCTGGTGCACGCCGCGGACATCGCGCGGGCCTTCACGGCCGCGCTGACCGCGCCGCGCGAGGCCGTGCACGACCTGGCGTTCAACATCGGCAGCGAGGTCAACAACGTCACGGTCGCCGAGATCGCCGAGCAGGTCGCCGAGGCGGTGACCGGCTCCAAGGTGGTGATCACCGGCGAGAACGGCGCCGATCCGCGCTCGTACCGGGTGGACTTCTCCCGGTTCCGCGCCGCCGTGCCCGGCTTCGACTGCGAGTGGACGGTGAAGCGGGGCGCGCTCGAACTCGCCGACGCCTACCGGGAACACGGGCTGACCCAGGAGGACTTCGAGCGCCGCTTCACCCGGCTGGCCGTGCTGCGCGCGGCCTCCGACGCCGGCGCGGTCGACGACACCCTGCGGTGGAAGCGATGACCACGCCCGGCGAGGAGATGCACGCACTGGTGGAGCGGCTGTACCCGCTCTGCCGGAGCATCACCGGCGACGGGGTGCGCGCCACCCTGGAGATCGTCGGTGAGTACATCCCGCTGCAGGTGCACGAGGTGCCGACCGGGACCGAGGTCCTCGACTGGACGGTGCCGCAGGAGTGGAACATCCGGGACGCGTACGTCGCCGACTCCGCCGGCAGGCGGGTCGTCGACTTCGCCGCGTCCAGCCTGCACGTGCTCGGCTACAGCGTGCCGGTGTCGGCGACCATGCCGCTGGCCGACCTCCGCCCACACCTGCACACCCTGCCCGACCAGCCGGGCTTGGTGCCCTACCGCACCAGCTACTACAAACCGGAGTGGGGCTTCTGTCTGGCGCAGGAGACCCTGGACGCGCTGCCCGAGGGCGAGTACGAGGTCCGTATCGACTCCACCCTCGCGGACGGGCACCTGACCTACGCCGAGCACGTGGTCCCCGGCCGGGTTCCCGACGAGGTGATCGTCTCCTGCCACGTCTGCCACCCGTCGCTGGCCAACGACAACCTCGCCGGCATCGCGGTGGCGACGTTCCTGGCCCGCGCGCTCGCGCGGGAGACGCCCCACTACACCTACCGGTTCATCTTCGCGCCCGGCACCATCGGCGCGATCACCTGGCTGGCCCGCAACGCGGAGCGGGTGGACCGGGTCAAGCACGGACTCGTCCTGGCCTGCGCCGGGGACCGGGGCCGGCTGACGTACAAGCGGAGCAGGCGCGGCGACGCGGAGATCGACCAGGTGCTGCGGCACGTCCTGACCGCCTCCGGACGCCCGCACCGGATCGAGGAGTTCACCCCGTACGGCTATGACGAGCGGCAGTACTGCTCGCCCGGGTTCGATCTCGGTGTGGGCTCGCTCAGCCGGACCCCGTACGCCGGCTACCCCGAGTACCACACCTCGGCCGACAATCCCGGCTTCGTCTCCCCGGAGGCGATGACGGACACCCTCGACGTCTGCCGCGAGGCGTTCGCGGTCCTCGACCGCAACCGCCGGTACCTCAACCTCAGCCCCTACGGCGAACCACAGCTGGGGCGGCGCGGGTTGTACGACTCGCTCGGCGGCCGCAGCGACGCGAAGCAGGCGCAGATGGCCATGCTCTGGGTGCTCAGCCTCTCGGACGGCGAGCACGGTCTGCTGGACGTCGCCGAGCGGTCCGGGCTGCCGTTCGACACCGTCGCCGCCGCGGCCGACGCCCTGTGCGGCGCCGGGCTGATCAAGGCGTGACGCCGATGAGCACGGAGGAGGAGAACCCGACGACGGCGCCGCCGGCCGGATCCGGCCGGCGGGCCCTCGTCGGCCGGCTGTCCTGGGGACTGGCCGACCAGGCGGCGTCCAGCGTGAGCAACTTCGTGGTGGGCATCTACGTGGCCCGCTCGCTGGGGGTGACCGCGTTCGGCGTGTTCAGCCTCGCCTGGGTGACGTACGGCGTGGTGCTCAACGTCTCCCGCGGGCTGGCCACCGATCCGCTCGTGGTCCGCTTCAGCGGTGTGTCGGACGCGTCCTGGCGCGGGGCGGTGTCCCGGTCCACGGGCACCGCGCTCGGCGTCGGCACCGTCCTCGGCGTCGTGTGCCTGGCGGCCGGGCTCGGCGTCGGCGGCCGCGTGGGGCCCGCGTTCGCCGCCCTCGGTGTCATGCTGCCGGGGCTGCTGCTCCAGGACGCCTGGCGGTTCTCGTTCTTCGCCGCCGGCGCCGGACGGAAGGCGTTCGTCAACGACGTCGTGTGGGGCGTCGCCCTCGTGCCGGTCATGGTGGTGGCCGCCCATGTGGACACCGTGGCCGCCTTCGTGCTCGCCTGGGGCGGGTCCGCGACGGTCGCGGGCGCGTACGGCTATTTCCAGTCCGGCATCCGGCCCCGGCTCGGCGAGGCACGCGGATGGCTCCGCGAGCAGCGCGATCTCGGCTACCGGTACCTGGTCGAGAACGTCAGCCTGAGCGGCGCGAGCCAGCTGCGGGCCTACGGGCTCGGCGCGATCGTCGGGGTGAGCGCGGTGGGCGCGGTGCGGGGCGCCGAGCTGCTGCTCGGGCCGTTCCTGGCGGTGCTGATGGGACTCTCCCTGGTCACCGTCCCGGAGGCGGCCCGGGTACTGCGGGAGGCCCCGCACCGGCTGGGCAGGTTCTGTCTCCTCCTCGGCGCAGGGCAGGCCGTAGGCGCGCTGCTGTGGGGCTCGACGCTGCTGCTGATACCCGACCGGACCGGCGAGCTGGCGCTCGGCAACGTCTGGACCTCCTCCTCGCACCTCATCGTGCAGATCACCCTCAGCGTCGCGGGAGCCGGCCTCGGCACCGGCGCCGCGGCCGGACTGCGCGCGCTCGGCGCGGCCCGGCGCAGCCTGCGCTGTCAGCTGTTCGCGTCCGCCTGCTACGTCGGCGGCGGGCTCGGCGGGGCGGTCGTGGCCGGCACGGCCGGCTCGGCCTGGGGCGTCGCCGCCGCGACCGTCGGAGGCTCGGCCGTGTGGTGGCTGCAGCTGCGGTCCGCCCTGCGCGAGCGCCACCGCGAAACCATCCCCGAAGTGAGGACCTCATGACCGACCGACCCAGGCTGAGCGTCGGCCTGCCCGTGTACAACGGTGAGGAGTACCTGTCCGAGTCGCTCGACGCCCTGCTCGGCCAGACGTACGAGGACTTCGAACTGATCATCTCCGACAACGCCTCGACCGACGGAACCCAGGAGATCTGCCGCGAGTACGCCGCGAAGGACGCGCGCATCCGCTACCTCCGGCTGCCGCGCAACATCGGCGCCACGCCCAACCACAACCATGTGCTCGCCGAGTCCCGCGGCGAGCTGTTCAAGTGGGCCTCGCACGACGACCTCTACGGCCGGGACCTGCTGCGGCGCTGTGTGGAAGCGCTGGACGAGCGTCCGGACATGATCCTCGCCCACACCGGCCAGGCGGTCATCGACGGGGACGGCCGGGTGACGGTCCCCTACGAGTACACGCTCGCCACCGACTCGCCGCACGCGCCGGAGCGCTTCCGCAGTCTGCTGTTCGAGCCGGGCGGCGACGACTTCTACGGGGTGTTCCGGACCGACAGGCTGCGCCGGGTGAAGCCGATGGACAGCTACCACCACGCGGACCGCACGTACGTCGCCGAGATCACCCTCCACGGCCCCTTCCACCAGGTGCCCGAGCTGCTGTACTTCCGCCGCGACCACCCGACCCGCGCCGAGCGGGCGAACCCGTCCAAGCGCTCCCGCTGCGTCAACCTGGACCCGCGCCGGGCCGGCCCGCTGCACCCGACGCCCCGGCTGCTCGCCGAGTACGTCTGGGGCTTCGCCTCGGCGATCCGGCGGGCGCCGCTCTCCCCGGCCGACCGCCGCGCCTGCTACGGCCACCTGGCCTCGTGGCTGACCAGCCGGGTCCGGCCGGGCGCCGGCGAGCGGGTCGAGGACCGCGCCCCGGTCGATCCGGCGCTGCTCACGGTCTCCGTCGACGCCCTCGTCGCGGGCCGCGAGGGGAGGCGGGCATGACCTCCGCGGACGGAACCCCGGTGCGCGTCGGGGTGTTCGGCCTGCTCGGCTCCGGCAACCTCGGCAACGACGGATCGCTCGAAGCCCTGCTCGGCCACCTCCGCGCCGCGCACCCTGAGGCGGTCGTGGACGCGCTGTGCGGCGGCCCCGAGGCGGTGACGACCCGGTTCGGCATCCCCGCGACACGGATGCACTGGTATCGCGGGGAGTACCGGACCGCGTCACGCGCGCACGCGATCGCGGGGAAGGCCCTGGGCAAGCTCGTCGACGTCTTCCGCACCGCCGCCTGGGTACGCCGCCACGACGTGGTGATCGTGCCGGGCATGGGCGTCCTGGAGGCGACCCTGCCGCTGCGGCCGTGGGGCTTCCCGTACTCGCTGTTCCTGCTCTGCGCGAGCGGCCGGCTGCTGCGCACCCGGGTGGCGCTGGTCAGCGTCGGCGCCGCGACGATCGCCGACCGGCCGACCCGAGCCCTGGTCCGCTGGTCCGCGCGGCTGGCCGCCTACCGGTCCTACCGGGACACGCAGTCCCGCGACGCGATGCGGACGATGGGCGTGGACACGGCGCGCGACGAGGTCTACCCCGACCTCGCGTTCGCCCTGCCGGCCCAGCGGGCGAGCACGCCCGCGGACCCGTCGGACCCGGCGGGCACGGTCTGCGTCGGCGTCATGGACTTCCACGGCGGCAACGACGATCGCGCCCGGGCCGAGGAGATATACGGGCGCTACCTCGACGCGACGATCCGGTTCGTCCGCGCGCTGGTCGAGGAGGGCAGGGCCGTACGGCTGCTCACCGGTGACGAGTGCGACCGGCCGGTGGTCTCCGCGATCCTCGACGCGGTGGAGTCGCCACTGGTCACCGCGGCCGAGCCGGCCTCGCTGGCCGACCTGATGAAGGAGATGGCGGCCGCCGACGCCGTGATGGCGATCCGCTACCACAACCTGATCTGCGCACTGAAGACCGGGACGCCGGTGCTCGCCCTGAGCTACGCGGCGAAGAGCGACGCGCTCATGACGGAGATGGGCCTCGGCGCGTTCTGCCACCCGGCCCGTGAGGTCGACGCCGACCGGCTGCTGGAGCAGTTCCGGGCGCTGGAGAGGCGCTCCCCGGAGCTGCGGCGGACCCTCGCCGAACGGAACGTGGAGGCCGCCCGGCGGCTTCAGCACCAGTTCGACTCCCTGACCGCGGCCGTGTTCCCCGCGGCCGACCACGCCCACACCCCGCGGAAGGCTCCATGAAGGCCACCGAAGTCCCCGAGATCACCGGCGCGTACCTCTTCGAGCCGAAGCCCTACGCGGACGAACGCGGCTTCTTCTGCCGCACGTTCGACGCCGACGTGGTCCGCTCGGCGGGCCTCGACCCGGACGCCTTCGTCCAGGACAGCCTGTCCCGCTCGGTCCGGGGCGTGCTGCGCGGTCTGCACCTGCGCTCCGGCGCCGGTGAGGCCAAGCTGGTGCGCTGCTCGTCCGGGAGGATCTTCGACGTCGTCGTGGACCTGCGCCCGGACTCGCCCACCTACCTCGGCCGGGCCTTCTTCGAGCTGTCCGGCGAGACACAGGTGACCCTGTACATCCCCGCGGGGTGCGCGCACGGCTTCCAGGCGCTGACCGCGACCGCGGACACCTCGTACAGGATCGACCGCCCGCACGACCCGGCCGAGGACGTGACGATCGCCCACGACGACCCGGAGCTCGCCATTCCGTGGCCGCTGCCGGTCACTTCGATGTCCGAACGGGACCGGGGGGCGCCGAGCCTCGCGCAGGTCCTGAAGCAACAAGAGAGCTGAGGCCGGCGTGCGTACCGAACACACCGAAGAATTCCAGCTGCCCCGCTCACGGCTCGCGAACGAGCGGCTGCACGCCATGGTCCCCGGCGGCGCGCACACCTACGCCAAGGGTGACGACCAGTACCCCGAGAACCTGGCCCCGGTCATCAGCCACGGCAACGGTGCGCACGTGTGGGACATCGACGGCAACCGCTACGTCGAGTACGGGTCCGGGCTGCGCTCGGTCAGCCTCGGCCACGCCCACCCCCGGGTGGTCGAGGCGGTACGGCGGGAGATCGACCGCGGCAGCAACTTCGTCCGCCCGTCCGTCGTCGAGGTCGACGCCGCGGAACGCTTCCTGGCCACGGTGCCGACCGCCGAGATGGTGAAGTTCGCGAAGAACGGCTCCGACGCCACCACCGCCGCGGTACGCCTCGCCCGCGCCGCGACCGGCCGCCCGCGGGTGGCCCTCTGCGCCGACCATCCGTTCTTCTCCGTCGACGACTGGTTCATCGGCACCACGCCGATGTCCGCGGGCATCCCGGCGGAGACCGACGAGCTGACCGTGTCCTTCCCCTACGGGGACCTGGCCGCCACGGAGGAACTGCTCACCCGGTACCAGGACGAGGTCGCCTGCCTGATCCTGGAACCCGCCACCCACGCCGAACCGCCGCCCGGGTACCTCGCGGGCCTGCGCGAACTGGCCGACCGGCACGGCTGCGTACTGATCTTCGACGAGATGATCACCGGCTTCCGCTGGTCCGAGGCGGGCGCCCAGGGTCTGTACGGCGTCGTCCCCGACCTCTCCACGTTCGGCAAGGCGCTGGGCAACGGGTTCGCCGTCTCGGCGCTGGCCGGGCGGCGTGACCTGATGGAGCGGGGCGGGCTGCGCCACTCCGGCGACCGGGTGTTCCTGCTGTCCACCACGCACGGCGCGGAGACGCACTCCCTGGCGGCCGCGATGGCCGTGCAGACCACCTACGTCGAGGAGGGCGTCACCGCCCGGCTGCACGCCCTCGGCGAGCGGCTGGCCGCCGGTGTCCGCGACGCGGCGGCCACCATGGGCGTCGGGGACCACATCGTCGTCCGGGGCCGGGCCAGCAATCTGGTCTTCGCCACCCTCGACGGGAACCGGCAGCCGTCGCAGGAGTACCGCACCCTGTTCCTGCGCCGGCTCCTCGCGGGCGGCGTACTGGCCCCGTCCTTCGTGGTGAGCAGCGCGCTCAGCGACGCCGACATCGACCACACGGTCGACGTGGTGGCCGAGGCGTGCGCGGTCTACCGGAAGGCGCTGGAATCCGCCGACCCCACTCCGTGGCTGGGCGGACGCCCGGTGAGGCCCGTCTTCCGCCGCCTGGCCTGAGCTGACCTGACGGCCCGTCGGCATCTTCTGACGGCCCGGCCGCTCGACCGGCGGCCCGGCAGCCGTTCGGCGGGCCGTGCACGCGCCCCGGCCGGCCCGCACCTCGCCGCTCCGCGCGGGCCGACGCGAGGGTGCGTGGAA
This region includes:
- a CDS encoding glucose-1-phosphate cytidylyltransferase, whose amino-acid sequence is MKVVLFCGGYGMRMRNGTSDDVPKPMAMVGPRPLIWHVMRYYAHFGHTEFILCLGYGAHHIKDFFLNYEETTSNDFVLRGGRPELLSTDIADWTITFAQTGIESPIGERLRRVRHHLDGDEMFLANYADVLTDAPLPEMIDRFAARDAGASMMVVPPQSSFHCVDLGEDGLVGGITAVSDMPLWENGGYFVLRQEVFDHIPENGDLVADGCAQLAKRGRLVAHQHRGFWKPTDTVKERAALDDAYARGDRPWAVWERDGAGAGARTA
- a CDS encoding PIG-L deacetylase family protein — its product is MIRLGAGSLERVVAVGAHCDDIAIGAGGTLLTLCRARPGVRVDALVLSGGGEREQEERSALAAFCPGADLRVTVHKLPDGRLPAHWDEAKAAVEELRAGTEPDLVLAPRTDDAHQDHRGLARLMTTAFRDHLVLGYEIVKWDGDLGRPPAYQPLSPETAEEKVRLLEEHYPSQRHRPWYDREAFLGLARIRGIECNARYAEAFAVTKLTLNLGG
- a CDS encoding NAD-dependent epimerase/dehydratase family protein is translated as MRVLLTGHQGYLGTVMAPVLSAAGHEVVGLDAGLFADCVLGPSPADPPGHRVDLRDVSAEHLAGVDAVIHLAALSNDPLGSLAPELTYDINHHASVRLARLARDAGVRRFLYASTCSVYGAAGGDGLVSEDAPLRPVTPYAESKVRVEDDLHELADGDFTPVFMRNATAFGFSPRLRADIVLNNLVGHALLSGEVLVLSDGTPWRPLVHAADIARAFTAALTAPREAVHDLAFNIGSEVNNVTVAEIAEQVAEAVTGSKVVITGENGADPRSYRVDFSRFRAAVPGFDCEWTVKRGALELADAYREHGLTQEDFERRFTRLAVLRAASDAGAVDDTLRWKR
- a CDS encoding DUF4910 domain-containing protein, producing the protein MTTPGEEMHALVERLYPLCRSITGDGVRATLEIVGEYIPLQVHEVPTGTEVLDWTVPQEWNIRDAYVADSAGRRVVDFAASSLHVLGYSVPVSATMPLADLRPHLHTLPDQPGLVPYRTSYYKPEWGFCLAQETLDALPEGEYEVRIDSTLADGHLTYAEHVVPGRVPDEVIVSCHVCHPSLANDNLAGIAVATFLARALARETPHYTYRFIFAPGTIGAITWLARNAERVDRVKHGLVLACAGDRGRLTYKRSRRGDAEIDQVLRHVLTASGRPHRIEEFTPYGYDERQYCSPGFDLGVGSLSRTPYAGYPEYHTSADNPGFVSPEAMTDTLDVCREAFAVLDRNRRYLNLSPYGEPQLGRRGLYDSLGGRSDAKQAQMAMLWVLSLSDGEHGLLDVAERSGLPFDTVAAAADALCGAGLIKA
- a CDS encoding glycosyltransferase family 2 protein; amino-acid sequence: MTDRPRLSVGLPVYNGEEYLSESLDALLGQTYEDFELIISDNASTDGTQEICREYAAKDARIRYLRLPRNIGATPNHNHVLAESRGELFKWASHDDLYGRDLLRRCVEALDERPDMILAHTGQAVIDGDGRVTVPYEYTLATDSPHAPERFRSLLFEPGGDDFYGVFRTDRLRRVKPMDSYHHADRTYVAEITLHGPFHQVPELLYFRRDHPTRAERANPSKRSRCVNLDPRRAGPLHPTPRLLAEYVWGFASAIRRAPLSPADRRACYGHLASWLTSRVRPGAGERVEDRAPVDPALLTVSVDALVAGREGRRA
- a CDS encoding polysaccharide pyruvyl transferase family protein, giving the protein MTSADGTPVRVGVFGLLGSGNLGNDGSLEALLGHLRAAHPEAVVDALCGGPEAVTTRFGIPATRMHWYRGEYRTASRAHAIAGKALGKLVDVFRTAAWVRRHDVVIVPGMGVLEATLPLRPWGFPYSLFLLCASGRLLRTRVALVSVGAATIADRPTRALVRWSARLAAYRSYRDTQSRDAMRTMGVDTARDEVYPDLAFALPAQRASTPADPSDPAGTVCVGVMDFHGGNDDRARAEEIYGRYLDATIRFVRALVEEGRAVRLLTGDECDRPVVSAILDAVESPLVTAAEPASLADLMKEMAAADAVMAIRYHNLICALKTGTPVLALSYAAKSDALMTEMGLGAFCHPAREVDADRLLEQFRALERRSPELRRTLAERNVEAARRLQHQFDSLTAAVFPAADHAHTPRKAP
- a CDS encoding dTDP-4-dehydrorhamnose 3,5-epimerase family protein, producing the protein MKATEVPEITGAYLFEPKPYADERGFFCRTFDADVVRSAGLDPDAFVQDSLSRSVRGVLRGLHLRSGAGEAKLVRCSSGRIFDVVVDLRPDSPTYLGRAFFELSGETQVTLYIPAGCAHGFQALTATADTSYRIDRPHDPAEDVTIAHDDPELAIPWPLPVTSMSERDRGAPSLAQVLKQQES
- a CDS encoding glutamate-1-semialdehyde 2,1-aminomutase; this encodes MRTEHTEEFQLPRSRLANERLHAMVPGGAHTYAKGDDQYPENLAPVISHGNGAHVWDIDGNRYVEYGSGLRSVSLGHAHPRVVEAVRREIDRGSNFVRPSVVEVDAAERFLATVPTAEMVKFAKNGSDATTAAVRLARAATGRPRVALCADHPFFSVDDWFIGTTPMSAGIPAETDELTVSFPYGDLAATEELLTRYQDEVACLILEPATHAEPPPGYLAGLRELADRHGCVLIFDEMITGFRWSEAGAQGLYGVVPDLSTFGKALGNGFAVSALAGRRDLMERGGLRHSGDRVFLLSTTHGAETHSLAAAMAVQTTYVEEGVTARLHALGERLAAGVRDAAATMGVGDHIVVRGRASNLVFATLDGNRQPSQEYRTLFLRRLLAGGVLAPSFVVSSALSDADIDHTVDVVAEACAVYRKALESADPTPWLGGRPVRPVFRRLA